A section of the Pseudanabaena mucicola str. Chao 1806 genome encodes:
- a CDS encoding apocytochrome f — protein sequence MKKALSLAKRLLVGVSLCVLTSLALLFGLNNQSAFAYPYFAQQAYKTPREATGKIVCANCHLAKKEIELELPQSVKPDSVFEAVVKVPYDHSKQQVAADGSKTGLNIGAVLVLPEGFKIAPEERLSEELKEKTKDIYYQPYSDDQENIVLVGPISGDEYSEIVFPVLSPDPATDKNIHFLKYSVYAGGNRGRGQVYPTGEKSNNNEYTSSVSGLVTQVSPITPNEDEGIYGGYEISIQTSDGSIAVEKVPAGAELVVEPGSEVRAGSPLTTNPNVGGFGQRDGEIVLQDPRRIQGLLAFFAAVIVTQILLVLKKKQVEKVQAVELNF from the coding sequence ATGAAAAAAGCTTTATCCCTTGCGAAGCGCTTGCTTGTCGGCGTTAGCCTCTGTGTCCTCACCAGCTTAGCTTTGTTATTTGGACTAAATAACCAGTCTGCCTTTGCTTATCCTTACTTTGCCCAACAAGCTTACAAAACCCCTCGTGAAGCGACTGGTAAAATTGTCTGTGCAAACTGCCACTTAGCGAAAAAGGAGATTGAGTTAGAATTACCTCAATCTGTTAAGCCAGATTCCGTATTTGAAGCAGTAGTCAAGGTTCCCTATGACCACTCCAAGCAGCAAGTAGCTGCTGATGGTAGCAAAACAGGCTTGAATATTGGTGCAGTTTTAGTATTGCCAGAAGGCTTCAAGATTGCTCCTGAAGAGCGCTTATCTGAAGAACTAAAAGAAAAAACTAAAGATATCTACTACCAACCCTACAGCGACGATCAAGAAAATATCGTTCTCGTTGGTCCTATCTCTGGTGATGAGTATTCTGAAATTGTATTCCCAGTTCTATCTCCTGATCCTGCAACAGACAAGAATATCCACTTCTTGAAGTATTCTGTATATGCAGGCGGTAACCGTGGTCGTGGTCAAGTTTACCCCACTGGTGAAAAGAGCAATAATAATGAATACACTTCTTCTGTATCTGGTCTAGTTACTCAGGTTAGCCCGATCACTCCTAATGAAGATGAAGGTATCTACGGTGGTTATGAAATCTCTATCCAGACTAGCGATGGTAGCATTGCTGTAGAAAAGGTTCCTGCTGGTGCTGAGCTAGTTGTCGAACCTGGTAGTGAAGTGAGAGCAGGTTCACCTCTAACCACAAACCCTAATGTTGGTGGTTTTGGTCAGAGAGATGGAGAAATTGTCCTTCAAGATCCTCGCCGAATTCAAGGCTTGCTGGCATTCTTCGCCGCAGTAATCGTCACTCAAATTCTATTAGTACTGAAGAAGAAACAAGTCGAGAAAGTTCAAGCTGTTGAGTTGAACTTCTAA
- a CDS encoding response regulator transcription factor, which produces MSKVLVVEDSKPQREMIANLLQNHQFEVVTANNGLEALSQAELIHPDVVILDVIMPTMNGYELCRKLRDNPETWDVNIIICSTKSTSADRHWGFRQGANAYISKPFSPEDLVDTVKEMLKSKKLS; this is translated from the coding sequence ATGTCTAAGGTTCTCGTTGTTGAAGATAGTAAGCCACAAAGGGAAATGATTGCTAATTTGCTCCAAAATCACCAATTTGAAGTAGTAACGGCTAATAATGGATTGGAAGCTTTGTCGCAAGCAGAATTAATCCATCCTGATGTTGTAATTTTGGATGTTATTATGCCGACGATGAATGGCTATGAACTCTGTCGGAAATTAAGAGATAATCCTGAAACTTGGGATGTCAACATCATTATCTGTTCAACTAAGTCCACAAGCGCTGATCGCCATTGGGGATTTCGACAAGGTGCAAACGCTTACATTAGCAAACCTTTCTCTCCAGAAGATTTAGTTGATACGGTCAAAGAAATGCTTAAGAGTAAGAAGTTAAGCTAA
- the tnpC gene encoding IS66 family transposase, protein MKESPPKQRISREEIRGIYQQGEEAVIALVEGLLHKIEQLEERLEVLENQAKKDSQNSSKPPSSDGFGKRTKSLRGKSERQSGGQIGHEGNTLEWREEIDETIVHRVDQCESCGASLVGTEILNWDLRQVHDLPPIVLKVTEHQAEVKCCNHCGLLNRGKFPADVSNVVQYGSGLKGLIVYLMEGQLLPTERVRELISEIFDCKLSEGTIYNAREYCYGQLETVEQYLKEGIQAAEVGHFDETGMRVKGKLMWLHVASTSGLTYYFMHTKRGQIAMDAMDILPNFDGISVHDGLSSYAQYDCKHALCNAHHLRELTFIVERYQQPWAELMLSLLVEIKDQIGVAKTDGLSALPSEKSADFERRYQELIDQGLKANPPPPIDPDIPPRKGRLKQSPAKNLLDRLQKNQSAVLAFMYDFRVPFDNNQAERDLRMMKLKQKVSGTFRSLEGAQMFCRIRGYISTLRKQGVNVLESLKQVFLGNHFFPNLQPE, encoded by the coding sequence ATGAAAGAGAGTCCACCAAAGCAAAGAATCAGTAGAGAAGAGATCCGAGGGATCTATCAACAAGGCGAAGAAGCTGTTATTGCTTTGGTGGAAGGACTATTGCACAAGATAGAGCAACTAGAAGAGCGATTAGAAGTATTAGAAAATCAGGCAAAGAAAGATAGTCAAAACAGTAGCAAACCACCATCAAGTGACGGATTTGGAAAGCGAACAAAAAGCTTGCGAGGAAAAAGTGAACGGCAAAGCGGAGGACAAATTGGGCATGAAGGCAACACCTTAGAGTGGCGAGAAGAAATCGATGAAACCATCGTGCATCGGGTAGACCAGTGCGAAAGTTGCGGAGCCTCGTTAGTAGGCACAGAGATATTAAATTGGGACTTGAGACAAGTGCATGATTTACCACCAATAGTCCTAAAAGTAACAGAACATCAAGCCGAAGTAAAATGCTGTAACCACTGCGGATTATTAAATCGCGGAAAATTTCCAGCCGATGTGAGCAACGTAGTGCAGTATGGATCAGGACTAAAGGGATTAATAGTCTATCTGATGGAGGGACAATTACTGCCAACAGAGAGGGTGCGGGAACTAATCAGCGAAATATTTGACTGCAAACTATCGGAAGGGACAATCTACAACGCAAGAGAATATTGCTATGGGCAATTAGAAACCGTAGAACAGTATCTAAAAGAGGGGATACAAGCTGCCGAAGTAGGACATTTTGACGAAACAGGGATGCGGGTCAAAGGAAAACTGATGTGGTTGCATGTGGCAAGTACATCAGGGTTAACCTACTACTTTATGCATACCAAACGGGGTCAAATAGCTATGGATGCGATGGATATTCTGCCCAACTTTGACGGTATCAGTGTCCATGATGGTTTATCTAGTTATGCCCAATATGATTGTAAACATGCTTTGTGCAATGCACATCATTTACGGGAATTGACGTTTATCGTTGAACGTTACCAACAGCCATGGGCAGAGTTGATGCTCTCGTTATTGGTTGAAATCAAAGACCAGATAGGAGTTGCCAAAACTGATGGACTCAGCGCTTTACCCTCAGAAAAATCAGCAGATTTTGAGCGACGTTATCAGGAACTAATTGACCAAGGACTTAAAGCTAATCCGCCGCCTCCCATAGATCCAGATATCCCACCAAGGAAAGGTCGTCTTAAACAAAGTCCAGCCAAGAACTTACTCGACCGTCTTCAAAAAAATCAATCGGCTGTTTTAGCTTTTATGTATGATTTTCGTGTTCCTTTTGATAACAATCAGGCGGAACGTGATTTACGTATGATGAAACTCAAACAGAAAGTATCTGGCACTTTTCGCTCTCTTGAGGGCGCTCAAATGTTCTGTCGCATTCGTGGCTATATTTCGACTCTCAGAAAGCAAGGTGTTAATGTTCTGGAGTCTCTCAAACAAGTGTTTCTTGGAAACCATTTCTTCCCAAATCTCCAGCCTGAGTAG
- a CDS encoding glutamate-5-semialdehyde dehydrogenase: MNLAENLTENLVASIQRTRTAAIALAKLPTAAKNAALEMIAVALEQNSETILTANQKDVAAANAAQLPSALIARLKLDPSKLKSMVAGVRDVIRLADPIGDRQIHRELDAGLILERRSCPLGVIGVIFEARPDAVTQIAALGIKSGNGVILKGGSEAVNSCEALAAVMRKALEKLYATTEDATSQAVSPHVVQLLTTRDETLAILQMDKLIDLIIPRGSNQFVRYIQDNTNIPVLGHADGICHLYVDASADLNKAVAIAVDSKTQYPAACNAIETLLVHSEIAPQYLPLALTAFQERGVKLLGCDRTQKIIDIQPATESDWATEYSDLILSIKIVDTLEEAITHITTYGSKHTEAIVTEDQAIADIFTNDVDAAGVFHNCSTRFADGFRYGFGAEVGISTNKMPPRGSVGLEGLVTYKYRLVGNGHIVADYAGDNAKAFTHRDL; encoded by the coding sequence ATGAACTTGGCAGAGAATTTAACAGAGAATTTAGTAGCGTCGATTCAACGTACTCGCACAGCCGCGATCGCCTTAGCAAAATTACCAACTGCCGCCAAAAATGCTGCACTAGAAATGATCGCCGTCGCCCTAGAGCAAAACTCGGAAACCATTTTGACAGCTAATCAAAAGGATGTCGCAGCCGCAAATGCTGCCCAATTGCCTAGCGCCTTGATTGCCCGTCTTAAGCTCGATCCGAGTAAGCTCAAAAGTATGGTTGCAGGCGTGCGTGATGTGATTCGCCTTGCCGATCCTATTGGCGATCGCCAAATTCATCGCGAATTAGATGCAGGCTTAATTCTGGAACGTCGCTCCTGTCCCTTAGGTGTCATTGGAGTCATTTTTGAAGCGCGTCCCGATGCCGTTACCCAAATTGCGGCTCTTGGTATTAAATCAGGCAATGGCGTAATTCTCAAAGGCGGGAGTGAAGCGGTTAATTCCTGTGAAGCGCTCGCTGCTGTAATGCGAAAAGCTTTAGAGAAGTTATATGCAACAACTGAAGATGCCACCAGTCAAGCAGTATCGCCTCATGTAGTGCAGTTATTAACCACCCGTGATGAAACATTAGCCATTCTCCAGATGGATAAATTAATTGATCTGATTATTCCTAGAGGTTCCAATCAATTTGTTCGATATATCCAAGACAATACAAATATTCCCGTACTTGGTCATGCCGATGGAATTTGTCATTTGTACGTTGATGCATCCGCTGACCTCAATAAAGCTGTTGCGATCGCTGTTGATAGCAAAACCCAATACCCTGCCGCCTGTAATGCGATTGAAACTCTTTTAGTACATAGTGAGATCGCCCCTCAATATTTACCTTTAGCTTTAACTGCTTTTCAAGAACGTGGCGTGAAATTACTGGGATGCGATCGCACCCAAAAAATTATTGATATTCAACCTGCCACCGAGTCGGACTGGGCAACAGAATATTCCGACTTAATTTTATCGATCAAAATTGTTGATACATTAGAGGAAGCGATCACCCATATCACCACCTATGGCTCTAAGCATACAGAAGCGATCGTTACTGAAGATCAAGCGATCGCAGATATCTTCACCAATGATGTTGATGCAGCAGGTGTATTTCACAATTGCTCTACTAGATTTGCCGATGGCTTCCGCTATGGCTTTGGGGCAGAAGTCGGCATTAGTACCAATAAAATGCCTCCACGCGGTTCCGTAGGCTTAGAAGGACTCGTTACTTATAAATACCGTCTTGTCGGTAATGGGCATATTGTCGCCGACTATGCAGGAGATAATGCCAAGGCTTTTACCCATCGGGATTTATAA
- a CDS encoding response regulator: MKIRVLLVDDHSFIRRALRIALGDESALEIVGEAENGQLAIAQIENLKPDVVLMDIQMPVMDGVEATRQIGDRFPETKILILTVDDTEEYISQALKYGASGYILKNTQPEELSFAIQAVYRGYMHLDLNLGRKVIARIPENVEVSTTDWVKLTPREQQIVKLIATGVNNEEIASQLYISTKTVKNHVTNILSQLNLRNRTQIAILVNSILNYS; this comes from the coding sequence ATGAAAATCCGTGTTTTACTTGTTGATGATCATTCCTTTATACGTCGTGCTTTGCGAATTGCTCTCGGTGATGAATCGGCATTGGAGATTGTCGGCGAAGCGGAAAATGGACAATTAGCGATCGCTCAAATAGAAAATCTGAAGCCAGATGTGGTGCTCATGGATATTCAAATGCCAGTCATGGATGGAGTGGAGGCAACTAGACAAATTGGCGATCGCTTTCCCGAAACGAAGATATTAATTCTTACGGTTGATGATACAGAAGAATATATCTCTCAAGCACTGAAATATGGTGCATCGGGCTATATTTTAAAAAATACACAACCTGAGGAATTATCCTTTGCGATTCAGGCAGTGTATCGCGGTTATATGCATTTAGATTTGAACTTAGGACGTAAGGTGATAGCTCGCATTCCCGAAAATGTAGAGGTTTCCACAACTGATTGGGTTAAGCTCACGCCTAGGGAACAGCAAATCGTGAAATTAATCGCTACAGGGGTAAATAATGAAGAAATTGCGAGTCAGCTTTATATATCCACGAAAACTGTAAAAAATCATGTTACCAATATTTTGAGTCAGCTAAATTTACGAAATAGAACTCAGATCGCTATTTTAGTGAATTCCATTCTTAACTATTCGTAA